The following are encoded together in the uncultured Sphaerochaeta sp. genome:
- a CDS encoding serine hydrolase, which yields MWRKRLAILLVLLVFLQVVVIASTITEPTALTRLFTDGPASIKYTRQFEAAVPPTSIQQLISQLTGQLGDFMRVDGTKNPYTIVLEHGTITAYISLDGQGRVAGLQFTEIIDTRGSLTDAVKMITSLEGKSSVLIRKNGEILVDHQGDTPLAVGSSFKLGILAAIQDAIAARQLRWDQSIPIRSSLKSLPTGILQDWPEGTQVTIETLAALMISQSDNTATDMLLSLVGRPSVEDYLPHSIPVLSTGDMFRLKNPENEDILNQYRKASLALKRTLLTILLHRNLPEASLFSGDPVALDIEWFMTASELADLVERLQHLDLMTINAGLATKEKWQRVAYKGGSEPGVLNLTTFLLDEEGNQYTVVVTVNNAKKALDEAKIMETYQAILNYL from the coding sequence ATGTGGAGAAAACGTTTAGCAATTCTTCTTGTGTTATTGGTCTTTCTACAGGTCGTGGTGATTGCCAGTACTATAACTGAGCCCACCGCTCTTACTCGTTTGTTTACGGATGGTCCTGCCAGTATCAAATACACAAGGCAATTCGAGGCAGCCGTACCTCCCACCTCCATACAACAGCTTATCAGCCAATTAACTGGGCAACTGGGTGATTTCATGAGGGTGGATGGAACAAAGAATCCGTATACCATTGTTCTGGAACATGGGACCATTACGGCATACATCAGTTTGGATGGACAGGGCAGGGTTGCCGGTCTCCAGTTTACAGAGATCATCGATACACGTGGCTCCCTCACTGATGCCGTGAAGATGATAACCTCCTTGGAGGGAAAAAGCTCTGTGTTGATTCGTAAGAATGGAGAGATTCTCGTGGACCACCAAGGGGATACACCTCTTGCAGTGGGCTCTTCTTTCAAGCTTGGTATCCTGGCAGCCATCCAGGATGCTATAGCTGCTAGGCAACTACGGTGGGACCAGAGTATACCAATACGTTCTTCACTGAAGAGTCTCCCCACCGGTATTCTTCAGGATTGGCCGGAGGGTACTCAGGTAACCATTGAGACGCTTGCTGCACTTATGATTTCCCAGAGTGACAACACAGCCACTGATATGTTGCTTTCTCTGGTAGGCCGGCCCAGCGTAGAGGACTATCTCCCCCATAGCATTCCAGTTCTTTCTACCGGAGATATGTTTCGGCTTAAGAACCCAGAGAATGAGGACATCCTTAATCAGTATCGGAAAGCTTCCCTAGCTCTTAAAAGAACATTGCTTACAATTCTCCTACACAGAAATCTCCCGGAAGCAAGTCTCTTCTCAGGGGACCCTGTTGCCCTTGATATAGAGTGGTTCATGACAGCATCGGAGCTTGCCGATTTGGTCGAACGACTCCAGCATCTGGATCTGATGACCATCAACGCAGGCTTGGCAACCAAGGAGAAATGGCAGCGTGTCGCCTACAAGGGAGGTAGTGAGCCAGGTGTGCTTAATCTCACCACGTTCCTTCTTGATGAAGAGGGAAACCAGTATACGGTAGTGGTAACAGTGAATAATGCAAAGAAAGCTCTGGATGAGGCAAAGATCATGGAGACCTATCAGGCAATACTCAATTATTTGTAG
- a CDS encoding phage protein GemA/Gp16 family protein, whose translation MKRNALLARIHIAKARCMVCSRCGRLVFGTSCEGCGENTPLLPLPEERYRKLLMATGGAPSCRDISDSGLVRVMDLFDRAGFSKEYPCTSYESDEAKRRRRVMWAIRIRAPDVLGPGWEKRVEGFVRKNFDKPSLSFCDPNELRKVFGWINRTAKKQKEELK comes from the coding sequence ATGAAGAGGAATGCATTGTTGGCACGGATTCATATTGCAAAAGCAAGATGCATGGTTTGTTCCCGCTGCGGGCGTCTTGTATTTGGAACATCTTGTGAGGGCTGTGGAGAAAACACTCCGCTCCTTCCTTTGCCGGAAGAACGCTATCGGAAACTGCTGATGGCAACTGGAGGTGCTCCTTCTTGTAGGGATATCTCCGATTCCGGCCTTGTGCGGGTCATGGATCTGTTTGATAGGGCTGGATTCTCCAAGGAATATCCATGCACCTCGTATGAGTCTGATGAAGCCAAGCGAAGACGGAGGGTGATGTGGGCCATCAGGATACGAGCTCCGGATGTGCTTGGACCAGGATGGGAAAAACGGGTGGAGGGGTTTGTCAGAAAAAATTTCGATAAACCGTCGTTATCGTTTTGTGATCCGAACGAATTGAGAAAGGTATTCGGGTGGATAAACAGAACAGCAAAAAAGCAAAAAGAGGAACTCAAATGA
- a CDS encoding AraC family transcriptional regulator yields MTKHIDGFSLSPMKIELNVSHFVTFHYFEYPHKFIFKGERHNFWELLYVDKGVVFAGTERERYQLQQGQIIFHKPNEFHSVECNGIISPCLVVISFVCNSPSMNYFENKVLRITQRTKSLMSIIINEAKKNFQTNLSDPFYTKLELRENRPFGSEQLIKNYFEAFLLELIIQNSQNEKDGTLLNTTQVEDRRFRFEMANSFMQHNLAENLSLSDICNHCSMSNSLAQQIFKHETGNSVMQWYARLRIEKAKQLIREGKGNMTTIAYQLGYSSIHHFSKQFSKVDGKSPTEYAKSITSLLNKDLGLL; encoded by the coding sequence ATGACAAAGCACATTGATGGATTTTCACTCTCCCCAATGAAGATTGAGCTTAATGTGAGTCATTTTGTGACCTTTCATTATTTTGAATACCCCCACAAGTTTATCTTCAAAGGAGAGCGACATAACTTTTGGGAGTTGCTGTATGTGGATAAGGGTGTGGTATTTGCTGGGACCGAGCGGGAAAGATATCAGCTTCAGCAGGGGCAGATAATCTTCCACAAGCCAAATGAATTTCACAGTGTAGAGTGTAATGGAATTATCTCTCCCTGTTTGGTGGTAATATCCTTTGTCTGCAATTCCCCGAGCATGAATTATTTTGAGAACAAGGTGCTGCGTATTACCCAACGGACCAAGAGCCTGATGTCCATCATCATCAATGAAGCGAAGAAGAACTTCCAGACAAATTTATCAGATCCTTTCTATACCAAGTTGGAACTACGAGAGAATCGGCCATTTGGGAGCGAACAATTGATCAAGAACTATTTTGAGGCATTCCTTTTGGAGTTGATCATCCAGAACTCCCAGAATGAGAAAGATGGAACCTTGCTCAACACCACCCAAGTGGAGGACAGGCGTTTTCGTTTTGAAATGGCAAACTCCTTCATGCAACATAATCTTGCTGAGAATCTTAGTCTATCCGACATATGCAATCACTGCTCAATGAGCAACTCCCTCGCCCAACAGATCTTCAAGCATGAAACAGGTAATAGTGTCATGCAGTGGTATGCCCGCTTAAGGATAGAAAAAGCAAAACAACTGATCAGGGAAGGGAAGGGGAACATGACCACCATCGCCTACCAGCTTGGCTATAGTTCCATCCATCACTTCTCCAAACAATTTTCCAAGGTCGACGGAAAAAGTCCTACGGAATATGCCAAGTCTATCACCAGCCTTCTGAACAAGGATCTTGGGCTGTTGTAG
- a CDS encoding helix-turn-helix transcriptional regulator has translation MTEPRKKTYIHTYVMLLLRDKGLSQTALAIDAGCSLQAVNQVLLGKSESAPIKSLIARTLGYDSWQRLSDAALFFSDNFASMYNFPTEQRNSTGRVKKEEVAHVG, from the coding sequence GTGACTGAGCCTAGAAAGAAAACCTATATCCATACCTACGTGATGCTCCTGCTCAGGGACAAAGGGCTGAGCCAGACTGCATTGGCAATCGATGCAGGCTGCTCATTGCAAGCAGTGAACCAGGTATTGCTTGGCAAGAGTGAGTCAGCACCGATCAAGTCATTGATAGCACGTACGCTCGGGTATGACTCGTGGCAGAGATTGTCTGATGCTGCCCTTTTCTTCTCGGATAACTTTGCCTCCATGTACAACTTCCCAACGGAACAGAGAAACAGCACCGGCAGAGTAAAAAAAGAGGAGGTTGCACATGTGGGTTGA
- a CDS encoding transposase, which produces MWVDVKTIAAAVGKSPRTIQLMAKDGKIVSRRVGKKALEIYVPSLSPEWQVKVGGSQKAMISTTKDLTALALPAQLKTITTDKSTALALTSKLSDKDRERLLIANKIKQRPAGTTKVKWLKTVARFYGVSTSTVRRIADDVNRYGVVGKPRKTPRNSVWDSEAIQFMKGFYLQAIRETGDCSKTTAWNRTQMMAKEKRWKIGSRSSAFQILSEISHLMVAYARGGNRALDNYFYANRNCKLLRPMQIIIGDQHIFDHWIADYDTGLIRRPECYLWLDMGTKLIYGIAFDVHYSSDTVKEALRLGLYRFGRFECTYNDNGSSECSQAITSMVDDLLKLDMHCDDVSELWKTPEGVYVIEDEEGNVLETAINQQDWRRQHRRIYANVKNAKAKDIERFFRTLNERLDARMLPGRCATPGANAAIDEVERARLEKQKNNHELLTEIEFIQVVLEELSDYENAKHSTLGMSPLQWLDKKVEEGWKPRQIDEQAIELIVSDRCQRKVQRGRVEINNIWYWGEEQTATNGELDDVGLWNYNDQKVDIRYNRHDPSHAYAIVNGSIRYLEPVKALVMLDDDAMKDAIATKRRQMKAVRDAFGTLTKPIGSVLYKPHREHIRQIQPEDYVEESDEKLQAAVVAQIEDSRAIGKNIPFLPMHASDYDRYRWCQDMLIRGLELSEKDLNFMGTYEKTNEYKDNHTYWDMYRKLGGIDK; this is translated from the coding sequence ATGTGGGTTGATGTAAAGACTATTGCTGCAGCCGTGGGGAAAAGCCCAAGGACAATCCAGCTGATGGCCAAGGATGGAAAGATTGTAAGCCGAAGAGTTGGCAAGAAAGCTCTTGAGATATATGTCCCCAGCTTGTCCCCTGAATGGCAGGTAAAGGTTGGTGGAAGCCAGAAAGCCATGATATCTACAACCAAGGATCTGACAGCATTGGCGCTTCCGGCACAATTGAAAACCATCACAACAGACAAATCCACGGCCCTTGCCCTAACCTCGAAGCTGAGTGACAAAGACCGTGAAAGACTGTTGATCGCCAATAAGATCAAGCAGCGGCCAGCAGGTACAACTAAGGTGAAATGGCTCAAGACCGTTGCCCGCTTCTATGGCGTATCGACATCGACTGTAAGGCGCATTGCTGATGATGTCAACCGCTATGGGGTTGTCGGAAAGCCCAGGAAAACACCCAGGAATTCTGTCTGGGACTCTGAGGCTATACAATTCATGAAAGGGTTCTACCTCCAGGCAATCCGTGAGACCGGTGATTGCTCAAAGACCACTGCATGGAACAGAACCCAGATGATGGCCAAGGAGAAGAGATGGAAGATCGGTAGCAGATCCTCTGCCTTCCAGATACTTTCCGAGATATCACACCTCATGGTTGCATACGCACGGGGTGGAAATCGAGCTCTTGACAATTACTTCTATGCCAACAGGAACTGCAAGCTACTGAGGCCAATGCAAATCATAATCGGTGACCAGCATATTTTCGACCATTGGATAGCTGATTACGATACTGGGCTTATCAGACGCCCTGAATGTTATCTGTGGCTCGACATGGGTACGAAGCTCATCTACGGCATAGCTTTTGATGTCCATTACTCATCCGATACTGTCAAGGAAGCCCTTAGGCTCGGCTTGTATCGCTTTGGAAGATTCGAATGTACGTACAACGATAATGGCAGCTCTGAATGCAGCCAGGCAATTACTTCCATGGTGGATGATCTCCTCAAGCTTGACATGCACTGTGACGATGTCAGCGAGCTCTGGAAGACTCCGGAGGGGGTATATGTCATCGAGGATGAGGAAGGAAATGTCCTTGAAACAGCCATCAACCAGCAGGATTGGAGAAGGCAGCATCGAAGAATCTACGCCAACGTGAAAAACGCCAAGGCGAAAGACATTGAAAGGTTTTTCCGTACATTGAATGAACGACTGGATGCAAGGATGCTTCCTGGCAGATGTGCCACTCCTGGGGCTAATGCAGCCATTGATGAGGTGGAACGGGCAAGGTTGGAAAAACAGAAAAACAACCATGAGCTCCTTACTGAGATTGAGTTCATCCAGGTCGTATTGGAGGAGCTCAGTGATTATGAGAATGCCAAGCACTCAACGCTGGGGATGTCCCCCCTCCAATGGCTCGACAAGAAAGTAGAGGAAGGCTGGAAACCCAGACAGATTGATGAACAGGCAATTGAGCTGATTGTCTCCGATCGGTGCCAGAGAAAAGTACAGCGTGGTCGGGTGGAGATCAACAACATCTGGTACTGGGGAGAGGAACAGACTGCAACGAATGGCGAACTTGATGATGTCGGGCTATGGAATTACAACGACCAGAAGGTGGATATCCGCTATAACCGTCACGATCCATCCCATGCCTATGCAATTGTTAATGGATCAATCAGATATCTGGAGCCAGTCAAGGCTCTTGTGATGCTGGATGATGACGCAATGAAGGATGCTATTGCCACAAAACGCCGTCAGATGAAAGCAGTAAGAGATGCTTTTGGAACGCTCACAAAGCCTATTGGCAGTGTGCTGTACAAGCCGCACAGAGAGCATATCCGCCAAATCCAACCGGAAGATTATGTCGAGGAATCAGACGAAAAGTTACAGGCAGCTGTTGTTGCACAAATAGAAGACTCCAGGGCTATAGGTAAGAATATTCCCTTCCTTCCTATGCATGCCTCTGATTACGACCGCTACAGGTGGTGTCAGGACATGCTCATAAGAGGATTGGAACTCTCGGAGAAAGATCTCAATTTTATGGGCACCTACGAAAAAACAAACGAATACAAGGACAACCACACCTATTGGGATATGTACAGAAAACTAGGAGGAATAGACAAATGA
- a CDS encoding AAA family ATPase, whose amino-acid sequence MMTLKEALAITGMTLSDAGDLVGMGKSAISRVKSHDYPNWQNIEAAIIKKMAEAGLFKDDVEIDTPEEGSLVVNSSAFISTQNVVALNALGNDLLDPATTLNSSIGMVTGAAGYGKTTAIQHFAANNNQSVYVLYMEGYTLSMIIRKIALELTGSNRRTFDNNLSIIKEATSIYRKLIIIDEADRMPLRVIESLRNINEYCGAPLMLVGEESLASKMETIPRLKSRVRKPEIVFRPLTVVDVATYYQMAVGLDISSSASVCQTLLRWAGKDFRVLVNDAQHLIARMNASGLSSLTEEVINAYKPYRT is encoded by the coding sequence ATGATGACATTGAAGGAAGCTTTGGCCATTACCGGGATGACTCTCTCTGATGCCGGTGATCTTGTTGGAATGGGAAAATCTGCAATATCACGGGTCAAGTCCCACGACTACCCTAATTGGCAAAACATCGAGGCTGCAATAATCAAGAAGATGGCAGAGGCCGGACTCTTCAAAGATGATGTCGAAATAGACACTCCCGAGGAAGGTTCCCTGGTTGTAAATTCCAGTGCCTTTATCAGTACACAGAATGTGGTTGCTCTCAATGCTCTAGGCAATGATCTGCTTGATCCAGCCACAACACTAAACTCCTCGATCGGAATGGTTACAGGTGCTGCAGGATACGGGAAAACGACTGCTATCCAGCACTTTGCAGCAAACAACAATCAATCAGTGTATGTCCTCTATATGGAAGGATACACGCTTTCCATGATTATCAGGAAGATTGCCCTGGAGCTGACAGGATCCAACAGACGCACCTTCGACAATAACCTGTCAATCATCAAGGAAGCCACCTCAATTTACAGGAAACTGATAATCATCGATGAAGCGGATCGTATGCCTCTTAGGGTTATTGAGTCCTTGCGCAATATCAATGAGTACTGTGGAGCCCCGTTGATGTTGGTTGGGGAGGAATCCTTGGCATCAAAGATGGAGACCATTCCACGGCTCAAGAGCCGTGTCAGGAAGCCCGAGATTGTCTTCAGACCGCTTACTGTCGTCGATGTTGCAACGTACTACCAGATGGCTGTTGGATTGGATATCAGCTCTTCAGCCAGCGTCTGCCAGACGCTTCTACGTTGGGCTGGGAAGGATTTCCGCGTCCTCGTCAATGACGCTCAACACCTTATCGCACGCATGAATGCAAGCGGTCTGAGTTCCCTGACTGAGGAGGTAATCAATGCATATAAACCCTACAGAACGTGA
- a CDS encoding DUF3164 family protein — translation MKKELNGRVYYEDARGTLVPEEMVKPVDQLRDQLVSSIMNKIFKLRLDMESVKGQVLDDIDTFMTLAAAEYGVQLGGKKGNLTLATFDGKYRIIIKMNDRQSFTEGIYLGKELIDKCIEKWSDGANQNLKAIIDQAFQVNQSGKMDIRRVLALRKLDIKDPDWTKAMDIISDAVQVETSKQHLLIYVRDKNGQYVNQNMNLSDL, via the coding sequence ATGAAGAAAGAACTTAATGGACGTGTGTATTACGAGGATGCAAGGGGAACTCTGGTTCCTGAGGAAATGGTCAAGCCTGTCGATCAGCTACGTGACCAATTGGTTTCATCCATCATGAATAAGATTTTCAAGCTCAGGTTGGATATGGAATCAGTCAAAGGCCAAGTGCTTGATGATATCGACACCTTCATGACTCTTGCTGCAGCTGAATATGGGGTACAGCTAGGAGGCAAGAAGGGAAATCTGACGCTTGCCACATTTGATGGGAAGTACCGCATCATCATCAAGATGAATGACCGGCAAAGCTTCACAGAAGGTATCTACCTGGGAAAGGAGCTGATAGACAAATGCATTGAGAAATGGAGCGACGGGGCAAATCAGAACCTCAAGGCAATCATTGACCAGGCATTCCAAGTCAACCAATCGGGCAAGATGGATATTCGTAGGGTCCTTGCGCTCAGGAAGCTGGATATCAAGGATCCTGACTGGACGAAGGCAATGGATATCATCAGTGATGCTGTGCAGGTGGAAACCAGCAAGCAGCACCTGTTGATCTATGTCCGTGACAAGAATGGCCAGTATGTCAACCAGAATATGAATCTTTCCGATCTGTGA